In Phormidium yuhuli AB48, one genomic interval encodes:
- a CDS encoding ABC-F family ATP-binding cassette domain-containing protein translates to MLRLENIKKIYPGGIEVLKNVTWEVKPGDRIGLVGANGAGKSTQLRIVAGEMEPTAGEVVRPASLKIAYLTQEFEVEPTRTVRAEFWTVFEEANALQHQLHEVTEAMGTADPDELEQLIHDLDGLQRQFEALDGYSLEAQIEKILPEVGFDPSDGDRLVSDFSGGWQMRMSLGKILLQDPDLLLLDEPTNHLDLETIEWLETYLKGINTPMVIVSHDRQFLDRLCTQIVETERGISTTYLGNYSAYLQQKAENLNTLQSTYERQQKEIEKQQAYIERFRASATRSTQAKSREKQLDKVERIDAPVGRVKTLKFQFPEAPRSGRDVVTIEDLSYSYDGEELLFLGANLEIERGDRIAFLGPNGCGKSTLLRLIMGIEQPIDGRVSLGKHNVIPGYFEQNQAEALDLNRKVIDIIHDEVPTWKNEEVRTLLGQFLFSGETVFKPVFALSGGEKARLALAKMLLRPVNLMVLDEPTNHLDIPAKEMLENALIDYDGTVLIVSHDRYFISQVANKIVEVHNGELLLYNGNYDYYLEKKEEAHRKADLEAKRLEEERKKKAKREKQKQKQREKKLAKLK, encoded by the coding sequence ATGCTCCGACTCGAAAACATCAAGAAAATTTATCCCGGTGGAATTGAAGTTCTCAAGAATGTCACCTGGGAAGTCAAACCCGGCGATCGGATTGGACTCGTCGGGGCCAATGGTGCCGGGAAATCGACCCAACTGCGGATTGTCGCCGGGGAAATGGAACCCACTGCCGGTGAAGTCGTGCGGCCCGCCAGCCTGAAAATTGCCTACCTCACCCAAGAATTTGAAGTTGAACCCACCCGAACCGTCCGGGCCGAGTTTTGGACGGTATTTGAAGAAGCCAATGCGCTTCAACATCAACTGCATGAGGTCACCGAGGCCATGGGAACAGCCGATCCCGACGAACTCGAACAACTCATCCATGACCTCGATGGCCTACAACGACAATTTGAAGCCCTCGACGGCTACAGCCTAGAAGCCCAAATCGAGAAAATCCTCCCAGAAGTCGGCTTCGATCCCAGCGACGGCGATCGCCTCGTCAGCGATTTTAGCGGCGGTTGGCAGATGCGGATGAGTTTAGGGAAAATCCTCCTGCAAGACCCCGATCTCCTCCTCCTCGACGAACCCACCAACCACCTCGATCTCGAAACCATCGAATGGCTAGAGACCTATCTCAAAGGCATTAACACCCCCATGGTGATCGTCTCCCACGATCGCCAATTCCTCGATCGCCTCTGCACCCAAATCGTCGAAACCGAACGGGGCATTTCCACCACCTACCTAGGCAACTACAGCGCCTACCTACAACAGAAAGCCGAAAACCTCAACACCCTACAATCCACCTACGAGCGGCAACAAAAGGAAATCGAAAAACAGCAGGCCTATATCGAACGGTTCCGGGCCAGCGCCACTCGCAGTACCCAAGCCAAAAGCCGGGAAAAACAACTGGACAAAGTTGAGCGAATCGATGCTCCTGTGGGCCGGGTCAAAACCCTGAAATTTCAGTTTCCCGAAGCCCCTCGCAGTGGTCGAGATGTGGTGACCATTGAGGACTTGAGTTATAGCTATGACGGTGAGGAGTTACTCTTCCTCGGTGCGAATTTAGAGATTGAACGGGGCGATCGCATTGCCTTCCTTGGACCCAACGGCTGCGGTAAATCAACCCTATTGCGTCTCATCATGGGCATTGAACAGCCCATCGATGGTCGAGTCAGTCTGGGAAAACACAATGTTATTCCCGGCTACTTTGAACAAAACCAAGCCGAAGCCCTCGACCTCAATCGTAAAGTGATTGACATTATTCACGATGAGGTTCCCACCTGGAAAAACGAAGAAGTCCGCACCCTTCTCGGTCAATTTCTCTTTAGTGGAGAAACCGTCTTTAAACCCGTATTCGCCCTCAGTGGTGGCGAAAAAGCACGGCTAGCACTTGCTAAAATGTTGCTGCGGCCCGTGAACTTGATGGTCTTAGATGAGCCGACCAATCACTTGGATATTCCCGCCAAAGAAATGCTAGAGAATGCCCTAATTGACTATGACGGCACAGTTCTCATCGTTTCCCACGACCGTTATTTCATCTCCCAAGTCGCCAACAAAATTGTCGAAGTCCACAATGGCGAACTATTACTGTACAACGGGAACTATGACTACTACCTAGAGAAAAAAGAAGAGGCTCATCGCAAAGCTGATTTAGAAGCCAAGCGCCTGGAAGAGGAGCGCAAAAAGAAAGCGAAACGGGAGAAACAGAAACAAAAGCAACGGGAGAAAAAATTGGCTAAACTCAAATAA
- a CDS encoding nucleotidyltransferase substrate binding protein: MQRFSNFKRAFLLLENALTIESPSLVERAGMIQFFEMAFELSWKLLKDYQELEGFTVKTPRETLKQAFQAEIISDGHQWIEALQDRNLMAHTYNEKTAIAVEERIRHQYFPLLKHLHDTFETKLEQEQP; the protein is encoded by the coding sequence ATGCAACGATTTTCCAACTTTAAACGAGCGTTCCTGCTGCTTGAGAATGCCCTAACCATTGAATCCCCATCCTTAGTTGAGCGAGCCGGAATGATTCAATTTTTTGAAATGGCATTTGAATTATCCTGGAAGCTTCTAAAAGACTACCAAGAACTAGAGGGATTTACGGTTAAAACCCCTAGAGAAACCCTAAAGCAGGCTTTCCAGGCAGAGATTATCAGCGATGGACATCAGTGGATTGAAGCCTTGCAAGACCGAAATTTGATGGCACATACCTACAACGAGAAAACCGCAATCGCCGTTGAAGAACGCATCCGTCATCAGTATTTCCCCCTCCTCAAACATCTTCACGATACATTTGAGACCAAATTAGAACAGGAGCAACCATGA
- a CDS encoding response regulator transcription factor, with protein sequence MAPAKILVVDDDIAVRNLIHRFLSKQEDYVVEAAEDGKTALALFERLNPNLVILDVNLPDTTGYQLCQDMQRRTGVYIMMLTSRSDEDDVVRGFEKGADDYLTKPFSLVELGARVGAVLKRQRSLAPTPQNGIVFGDLLIDPGSREVTLGNDPILLTALEFDLLHFLARNPGRVWRRSELLQEVWDYDYVGDQRVVDVHIGQIRRKIEGDSNQPSMIQTVRGVGYKFEAPVKIQDNGS encoded by the coding sequence ATGGCTCCCGCCAAAATTCTGGTCGTTGATGACGATATCGCAGTTCGGAATTTAATCCACCGCTTCTTAAGTAAGCAGGAAGACTATGTCGTGGAAGCCGCTGAGGATGGCAAAACTGCCCTTGCCCTCTTTGAGCGACTGAACCCGAACTTAGTCATTCTCGATGTGAATTTGCCCGACACGACAGGCTATCAGCTCTGTCAGGACATGCAAAGGCGCACGGGGGTTTATATTATGATGCTGACGAGTCGCAGTGACGAAGACGATGTTGTCCGTGGATTTGAGAAAGGGGCAGATGATTATCTCACCAAACCCTTCAGCTTAGTTGAGTTGGGGGCCCGAGTAGGAGCGGTGTTAAAACGCCAGCGTAGCCTGGCACCAACGCCCCAAAATGGCATTGTTTTCGGTGATTTGCTGATCGACCCCGGTAGCCGTGAGGTGACCTTGGGGAATGATCCCATCCTTTTGACGGCTCTGGAGTTTGATTTGCTACATTTCCTAGCCCGTAATCCGGGCCGGGTCTGGCGACGCTCGGAATTGCTGCAAGAGGTCTGGGATTATGACTATGTGGGAGATCAGCGGGTCGTGGATGTTCATATTGGGCAAATCCGCCGCAAAATTGAGGGGGATTCTAATCAACCCTCGATGATTCAGACGGTACGGGGGGTGGGCTATAAGTTTGAGGCTCCTGTGAAAATTCAAGATAATGGGAGTTAG
- a CDS encoding GTP-binding protein, giving the protein MPNPRSSNFERELDEAIFSFADIQSELNYKRAKTALHDLVERLDLSERERTGLETEIEGLETMLDKLESDVVQIAAFGMVGRGKSSLLNALVGQPVFETGPLHGVTRSQQSVDWTLTRSAVGEGIEDVLQVSLPTVGTARVELVDTPGLDEVHGQTRAELAHQIAKRADLILFVISGDITQVEYDALSEIREAGKPLLLVFNKIDQYPDADRQAVYDQVRNERVRQLLTSDRIVMAAASPLTPTLVEKADGRRGVVMEPGLPQVQELKLKILEILQREGKSLVALNSMLYADEVNEQVVQRKMEIRDRQANRLIWNGVMAKALAIALNPVTVVDILTAATVDVVLLLSLSRLYGIPMTQTGAIDLLQKIALSMGGISASELLANLGLSGLKSLLGVATPVTGGVAFGGYVSVAITQASVAGVSTYAIGQVAKTYLANGASWGPEGPKVVVQQILDSLDETSILSQIKAELQQKLVG; this is encoded by the coding sequence ATGCCTAACCCCCGTTCTTCAAATTTTGAACGCGAACTGGATGAAGCCATCTTTAGTTTTGCCGATATTCAGTCAGAACTCAACTATAAACGGGCGAAGACAGCATTACATGACCTCGTGGAACGGTTAGACCTCTCCGAGCGAGAACGGACTGGCTTGGAAACGGAAATCGAGGGCTTGGAGACCATGTTGGACAAGTTAGAATCCGATGTGGTGCAGATTGCGGCCTTCGGTATGGTCGGCCGGGGAAAATCCTCCCTGTTAAATGCCCTGGTGGGACAGCCGGTGTTTGAAACTGGGCCCCTGCATGGGGTGACGCGATCGCAACAAAGTGTCGACTGGACTCTAACCCGCAGTGCTGTCGGCGAGGGAATTGAGGATGTCTTACAGGTGTCATTACCGACGGTGGGAACGGCGCGGGTGGAATTAGTCGATACCCCGGGGTTAGATGAAGTCCATGGTCAGACTCGGGCAGAATTAGCCCATCAAATCGCCAAACGAGCTGATTTAATCTTATTTGTCATTTCTGGAGATATTACTCAGGTTGAATATGATGCCCTCTCAGAGATTCGCGAGGCGGGCAAACCTCTATTGTTGGTGTTCAATAAGATTGACCAATATCCTGATGCCGATCGCCAAGCCGTTTATGACCAAGTCCGCAATGAGCGAGTGCGACAACTGCTGACGAGCGATCGCATTGTCATGGCCGCCGCCTCTCCCCTAACCCCCACCCTCGTCGAGAAGGCCGATGGACGTCGGGGGGTGGTGATGGAACCGGGACTCCCCCAAGTTCAGGAGTTGAAACTAAAAATCCTAGAGATTCTCCAGCGAGAGGGGAAATCTTTGGTGGCCCTCAACAGTATGCTCTATGCCGACGAAGTGAATGAGCAAGTGGTGCAGCGCAAGATGGAGATTCGCGATCGCCAGGCCAACCGACTCATCTGGAATGGGGTTATGGCAAAGGCCCTGGCGATCGCCCTCAATCCCGTGACCGTGGTGGATATTCTCACCGCCGCCACCGTAGATGTCGTCTTATTACTGTCCCTCTCACGACTCTATGGGATTCCCATGACCCAAACCGGGGCGATCGACCTCTTACAAAAAATCGCCTTGAGTATGGGGGGAATTAGTGCCAGTGAACTCCTAGCCAATTTAGGCTTAAGTGGCTTAAAAAGCCTATTAGGGGTCGCCACTCCCGTCACGGGGGGGGTCGCCTTCGGTGGCTATGTTTCCGTGGCCATCACCCAAGCCAGTGTCGCTGGAGTCTCCACCTATGCGATCGGACAGGTCGCCAAAACCTATCTAGCCAATGGAGCCTCGTGGGGCCCCGAAGGACCCAAAGTCGTGGTTCAGCAAATCCTCGATTCCTTAGATGAAACCTCAATCTTGAGTCAGATTAAAGCCGAACTACAACAGAAACTCGTGGGGTAA
- a CDS encoding M23 family metallopeptidase, producing MKLTLDFKPLKRLGWPYRLLGIALMTLCLLVGLNGRSPQAMALNVEAGSWTGASFPVENFQAYTSPFGFRTSPTGGRGYEFHSGLDIAAPEGSYIRSWWGGSVVEVINDQGCGVGLVIESGDWEHIYCHLSGQVQTIQGRPTLIDRQGGLQVSEGQTIPSAARIGRVGMSGRTTGPHLHWGLRYGDRWVDPALVLRAMHRDR from the coding sequence GTGAAACTGACGTTAGACTTTAAACCCTTGAAACGGCTGGGTTGGCCCTACCGGCTTTTGGGGATTGCCCTCATGACTCTGTGTTTGCTGGTGGGCCTCAATGGGCGATCGCCCCAGGCAATGGCCCTGAATGTGGAGGCGGGAAGCTGGACTGGGGCTTCGTTTCCGGTAGAGAATTTTCAGGCCTATACCTCCCCCTTTGGCTTCCGTACCTCACCGACGGGGGGGCGTGGCTATGAGTTCCATTCTGGCTTGGATATTGCAGCCCCAGAGGGGAGTTATATCCGCAGTTGGTGGGGGGGATCTGTCGTTGAAGTTATTAATGACCAGGGCTGTGGTGTGGGACTGGTGATTGAGTCCGGGGATTGGGAGCATATCTACTGCCACTTGAGTGGACAGGTTCAGACGATTCAGGGCCGCCCAACTCTGATCGATCGCCAAGGAGGGCTCCAAGTCTCTGAAGGGCAAACGATTCCCTCGGCGGCTCGTATTGGGCGCGTGGGGATGAGTGGGCGCACGACGGGACCTCATTTACATTGGGGCCTGCGCTATGGCGATCGCTGGGTTGATCCAGCCCTGGTGTTGCGGGCCATGCACCGCGATCGCTAA
- the tgt gene encoding tRNA guanosine(34) transglycosylase Tgt codes for MNQFFEYYTQAICPDTGARAGVFRTPHGIVETPRFMPVGTLANVKTVTPDQLRGTGAQMVLANTYHLHLQPGEDIVAEAGGLHRFMGWDGPMLTDSGGFQVFSLSQMRTITEEGVTFRSPRDGARINLTPERSIEIQNALGADVIMAFDECPPYPASREAVELATARTERWLKRCIDHHRKSSQAQRQALFGIVQGGVYPDLRAQAAASLQKLDLPGYAIGGVSVGEPPELIEAIVKATTPLLPEHKPRYLMGVGTYREMAQAIASGIDLFDCVIPTRLGRHGAAFVRGERWNLKNARFRRDYAPLDEECPCYTCQNFSRAYLSHLVRSQELLAYTLLSIHNITELIRFTQRIRQSILDGCFAQEFAAWLKPAP; via the coding sequence TTGAACCAGTTTTTTGAGTATTACACCCAGGCCATCTGCCCCGATACTGGAGCTAGAGCGGGAGTGTTCCGGACGCCCCACGGTATTGTTGAAACGCCACGGTTCATGCCGGTGGGAACTCTGGCCAACGTCAAAACCGTGACCCCCGACCAGCTCCGAGGAACTGGGGCACAGATGGTTCTGGCGAATACCTACCATCTGCATTTGCAGCCCGGAGAAGATATTGTGGCCGAAGCGGGTGGCTTACATCGTTTTATGGGCTGGGATGGGCCGATGCTTACGGACTCTGGCGGTTTCCAGGTGTTTAGCCTGAGCCAGATGCGCACAATTACAGAGGAAGGGGTGACCTTTCGCTCTCCTCGGGATGGGGCGCGGATTAATTTAACCCCGGAACGCTCGATTGAGATTCAAAATGCCTTGGGTGCTGATGTCATCATGGCGTTTGATGAATGTCCTCCTTACCCCGCCAGCCGGGAGGCGGTAGAGTTGGCCACGGCACGAACGGAACGCTGGTTGAAACGCTGTATTGACCACCATCGTAAGAGTTCTCAGGCACAACGGCAAGCCCTGTTTGGCATTGTCCAGGGGGGGGTTTACCCGGATTTACGGGCCCAGGCGGCGGCATCCTTGCAAAAGCTGGATTTACCGGGCTATGCCATTGGTGGGGTGAGTGTGGGGGAACCGCCGGAGTTGATTGAGGCGATTGTTAAGGCGACCACACCTCTGCTTCCTGAGCATAAGCCGCGCTATCTGATGGGGGTGGGAACCTATCGGGAAATGGCTCAGGCGATCGCCTCAGGGATTGATTTGTTTGATTGTGTGATTCCCACTCGTTTGGGCCGACATGGGGCGGCGTTTGTGAGGGGGGAACGCTGGAATCTCAAAAATGCTCGCTTTCGCCGGGATTACGCCCCCCTTGATGAGGAATGCCCTTGTTACACCTGTCAGAACTTCTCCCGCGCCTATTTGTCTCATTTGGTGCGATCGCAGGAATTGTTGGCTTATACTCTCCTGTCAATTCACAACATCACGGAGTTGATTCGCTTCACCCAGCGGATTCGCCAGTCTATCCTCGATGGCTGTTTTGCTCAGGAATTTGCGGCTTGGCTCAAACCGGCTCCTTAA
- a CDS encoding photosystem II reaction center protein K → MDAALFLAKLPEAYQIFNPLVDVLPLIPLFFLLLAFVWQAAVGFR, encoded by the coding sequence ATGGACGCAGCTCTGTTCTTAGCTAAACTTCCGGAAGCCTATCAAATCTTCAACCCCTTAGTGGATGTTCTGCCTTTGATTCCGCTGTTTTTCTTGTTATTGGCGTTCGTCTGGCAAGCCGCTGTGGGTTTCCGTTAA
- the ftsH gene encoding ATP-dependent zinc metalloprotease FtsH → MTRQRTFPRLRPRFSRSPRSDSSSKRPLARVKAIAATWAILQALMASPVLAQHQNNGLSYSELLERVRSGQVERIELDPARQTAQVRLEGADDLQEVRIFEENPDLMSLLRNNPDVEVEINPTPDNSFAVGMLGQLMIIFLLIGGLMLIIRRSSQSGNNALSFGKSRARFHMESKTGVVFDDVAGIEEAKEELQEVVTFLKQPEKFTAIGARIPRGLLLVGAPGTGKTLLARAISGEAGVPFFSISGSEFVEMFVGVGASRVRDLFRKAKENAPCLIFIDEIDAVGRQRGTGIGGGNDEREQTLNQLLTEMDGFEGNSGVIVIAATNRPDVLDAALLRPGRFDRQVSVSLPTYNGRLGILEVHARNKKLGDDISLEKIARRTPGFSGADLANLLNEAAILTARRRKPAIGESEIEDAIDRITVGLKLQPLLDSKKKRIIAYHEVGHALLMTLLKNSDPLNKVTIVPRSGGVGGFAQQIYSEDMLDSGLETRARMIDRIVLALGGRAAEQVVFGDAEVTVGAASDLKVVSTLARNMVTLYGMSELGPVALESPNHEVFLGRELMPSSEHSEEMATQIDRHVRSLAQRCYEEACQILQENRALMDVLVEILIEKEEIDGENFRRIVAEHAKVPETKLANTVETVASI, encoded by the coding sequence ATGACTCGTCAACGGACATTCCCTCGGCTTCGTCCCCGCTTCAGCCGTAGCCCACGGTCTGATTCCTCCTCTAAACGACCCCTAGCCCGGGTGAAGGCGATCGCGGCGACCTGGGCCATCCTACAAGCTCTGATGGCGAGTCCCGTCCTAGCCCAACATCAAAATAACGGCTTGTCCTACAGTGAGTTGCTCGAACGGGTGCGTAGCGGTCAAGTCGAACGAATCGAACTCGATCCCGCCCGCCAAACCGCCCAGGTGCGCCTAGAAGGGGCCGACGACCTGCAAGAGGTTCGGATTTTTGAAGAGAACCCGGACTTAATGAGTTTGCTGCGCAACAACCCCGATGTTGAAGTCGAAATCAACCCGACCCCCGATAACAGTTTTGCCGTAGGGATGTTGGGCCAGTTGATGATTATCTTCTTGCTCATCGGCGGCTTAATGCTGATTATTCGTCGCTCCAGCCAGTCCGGCAATAACGCCCTCAGTTTTGGCAAATCCCGCGCTCGCTTTCACATGGAGTCCAAAACGGGGGTTGTCTTTGATGACGTTGCCGGGATTGAGGAAGCCAAAGAAGAACTTCAAGAAGTGGTCACCTTCCTCAAACAGCCGGAAAAATTCACCGCCATTGGTGCCCGCATTCCCCGAGGCTTATTACTGGTGGGCGCTCCCGGAACCGGTAAAACGCTTCTAGCCCGAGCCATTTCCGGAGAAGCCGGAGTCCCCTTCTTCAGTATTTCCGGGTCTGAGTTTGTCGAGATGTTTGTCGGGGTAGGGGCATCGCGGGTGCGAGATCTCTTTCGCAAAGCCAAAGAAAATGCCCCCTGTCTCATCTTCATCGATGAAATCGACGCCGTGGGCCGACAACGGGGAACCGGGATTGGCGGCGGTAATGATGAACGGGAGCAAACCCTCAACCAACTCCTGACGGAGATGGATGGCTTTGAGGGCAATAGTGGCGTCATCGTCATCGCCGCCACCAACCGCCCTGATGTCCTCGATGCTGCCCTCTTGCGGCCCGGACGCTTTGACCGTCAGGTCAGTGTGAGCCTACCCACCTATAACGGACGACTGGGGATTTTGGAGGTTCACGCCCGCAACAAGAAGCTTGGGGATGACATTTCCTTAGAGAAAATCGCCCGTCGCACCCCAGGATTTTCCGGGGCGGATTTGGCCAACTTGCTCAACGAGGCAGCGATTCTCACGGCCCGTCGTCGCAAGCCGGCCATTGGGGAATCAGAAATTGAGGATGCCATTGATCGAATCACCGTCGGTCTGAAGTTACAACCCCTACTCGATAGTAAGAAAAAGCGCATCATTGCCTATCATGAGGTGGGTCATGCCCTGTTGATGACCCTGTTGAAGAACTCCGATCCCTTGAATAAAGTGACCATTGTGCCACGGTCTGGGGGGGTGGGCGGCTTTGCCCAACAAATCTATAGTGAAGATATGTTGGATAGTGGTTTAGAGACCCGTGCTCGGATGATTGACCGGATTGTCCTTGCTTTAGGAGGACGGGCCGCTGAACAGGTAGTATTTGGCGATGCTGAGGTGACCGTTGGTGCAGCCAGCGATCTGAAAGTGGTATCCACCCTGGCTCGCAATATGGTGACCCTTTATGGGATGTCGGAGCTAGGACCGGTGGCCTTGGAAAGTCCTAATCATGAAGTATTTCTAGGACGAGAGTTGATGCCCAGCTCAGAGCATTCTGAGGAGATGGCCACACAAATTGACCGTCATGTGCGATCGCTGGCGCAACGCTGCTATGAAGAAGCCTGTCAGATTCTCCAAGAAAATCGCGCCCTCATGGATGTGCTCGTAGAAATCTTGATTGAAAAAGAAGAAATCGACGGGGAGAACTTCCGACGCATTGTTGCCGAACATGCCAAAGTCCCAGAAACGAAATTGGCCAACACCGTCGAGACAGTAGCCTCGATTTAA
- a CDS encoding nucleotidyltransferase family protein translates to MKYGLSDQDLTQMRAAIAQFPEITEVILFGSRAKGNHKPGSDVDLAIKGDHVTHATIYRLADRLNEDYPFPYFFDVIDYNSIDEPNLTEHINRVGITIFAQETSSHP, encoded by the coding sequence ATGAAGTATGGACTTAGTGACCAAGATTTAACCCAAATGCGAGCGGCCATAGCCCAGTTCCCAGAAATTACAGAAGTTATTTTATTCGGTTCTCGGGCCAAGGGAAACCACAAACCGGGGTCTGATGTGGATTTAGCCATCAAGGGAGACCATGTCACCCATGCAACGATTTATCGACTGGCGGACCGACTGAATGAAGACTATCCTTTCCCTTATTTCTTCGATGTCATCGATTACAACAGCATTGATGAGCCAAATTTAACAGAGCATATTAACCGCGTGGGAATTACCATTTTTGCTCAGGAGACATCCAGCCACCCTTGA
- a CDS encoding cation transporter, with the protein MSFSAPDSAHSAPERIFWVAIWGNVALAGLGVLFGLVTRSHVILLDGVLSGLNSLIALMARQVNRRLAESQSDRLPFGDAALEPLLQVLRGAVSLVVYGFAGLVAIAALGSGGRAVRAALAVLYGVVAALGGMILANYQGKQVQGEAEPPSSSLSLGAVDARHWFVEGAMGLVIALVFAIVYLAGDRDPGLLHYVDPILVLGVVWLSVRSPWGLARQGWFEMLERSGDRRLQQRIRKLLDRPIRLIPHDSEVLRVGRFGRITYIQLYLIVSPQNELTRHVLAHDRIRQLMYDHLYKTFHDAFALEVIITSDRRWAEHAIGQHQSPP; encoded by the coding sequence ATGTCTTTTTCTGCCCCTGATTCGGCTCATTCTGCCCCTGAACGAATTTTTTGGGTGGCCATTTGGGGCAATGTGGCGTTGGCCGGGTTGGGGGTGCTGTTTGGCCTGGTGACGCGATCGCACGTGATTCTTCTCGACGGCGTGTTATCGGGATTAAACAGCTTAATTGCCCTGATGGCTCGCCAAGTCAACCGTCGCCTGGCTGAATCCCAGTCAGACCGGCTTCCCTTTGGCGACGCGGCCCTGGAGCCTCTGTTACAGGTGTTGCGTGGGGCAGTGTCCCTGGTTGTGTATGGCTTTGCCGGATTGGTGGCGATCGCCGCTTTAGGCAGTGGCGGTCGGGCCGTGCGGGCCGCTTTAGCGGTTCTCTACGGTGTCGTGGCGGCCTTGGGGGGGATGATTCTCGCCAACTATCAAGGGAAACAAGTTCAGGGAGAAGCGGAACCTCCCTCGTCTTCCCTCTCCCTAGGGGCAGTGGATGCCCGCCATTGGTTTGTTGAAGGAGCGATGGGCTTAGTGATTGCCCTGGTGTTTGCTATCGTCTATCTGGCCGGCGATCGCGACCCAGGCCTGTTGCATTACGTAGACCCTATCTTAGTCTTAGGAGTGGTTTGGCTCTCAGTTCGCAGTCCCTGGGGGTTGGCGCGACAGGGTTGGTTCGAGATGTTGGAACGCTCAGGCGATCGCCGCCTCCAACAGCGAATCCGCAAACTCCTCGATCGCCCCATCCGTCTAATTCCCCATGACAGCGAGGTGCTGCGAGTTGGCCGCTTCGGACGCATCACCTATATTCAGCTCTATCTCATTGTCTCGCCCCAGAACGAACTGACCCGCCACGTGTTGGCTCACGATCGCATTCGTCAACTGATGTACGACCACCTCTACAAGACCTTCCATGACGCCTTCGCCCTAGAGGTCATCATTACCAGCGATCGCCGCTGGGCCGAACACGCCATCGGTCAGCATCAAAGTCCCCCCTAA